From Callospermophilus lateralis isolate mCalLat2 chromosome 5, mCalLat2.hap1, whole genome shotgun sequence, a single genomic window includes:
- the LOC143400195 gene encoding olfactory receptor 2L13-like codes for MTALIFLDPRLHTPMYFLLSQLSIMDLMYISTTVPKMAINFLSGQKSISFLGCGVQMFFFLTMAGSEGLILASMAYDRFVAICHPLHYPILMSKSMCLKMILVPWTLGFVNSVAHTFYIFHLPYCRSRVINHFFCDIPAMVPLACMDTWVYEYTVFGSTGLFLIVPFLGITVSYGRVLFAVFHMSSKEGRRKAFTTCATHLTVVIFYYTPFAYTYFRPKNLRSPAEDKNLAVFYTILTPMLNPIIYSLRNKEVLGAMGRVCGMFSPRKK; via the coding sequence ATGACTGCCCTCATCTTCTTGGACCCGCGactccacacccccatgtactttcTCCTCAGCCAGCTCTCTATCATGGACCTGATGTACATCTCCACCACTGTCCCTAAGATGGCCATCAACTTCCTCTCTGGCCAGAAGAGCATCTCCTTCCTGGGCTGTGGTGTGCAAATGTTCTTCTTCCTGACCATGGCGGGCTCAGAAGGTTTAATCCTGGCCtccatggcctatgaccgctttGTGGCCATCTGCCACCCCCTCCACTACCCCATCCTCATGAGTAAAAGCATGTGTTTGAAGATGATCCTGGTGCCCTGGACACTGGGCTTCGTCAACTCCGTGGCACACACATTTTACATCTTTCATCTTCCTTACTGCAGGTCTAGGGTCATCAATCACTTTTTTTGTGACATCCCAGCCATGGTTCCTCTGGCCTGTATGGACACCTGGGTCTATGAGTACACGGTGTTTGGGAGCACAGGCCTGTTTCTCATCGTTCCTTTCCTTGGCATCACCGTGTCCTATGGACGGGTCCTTTTTGCTGTCTTCCACATGAGCTCAaaagagggaagaagaaaggCCTTCACCACGTGTGCCACACATTTAACCGTGGTGATATTTTACTACACACCTTTTGCCTACACTTATTTCCGACCAAAGAATCTCCGATCCCCGGCAGAGGATAAGAACCTGGCTGTCTTCTACACCATCCTCACCCCCATGCTCAATCCCatcatctacagcctgaggaacaaggaGGTGCTGGGGGCCATGGGAAGAGTGTGTGGGATGTTCTCCCCCAGGAAGAAGTGA
- the LOC143390366 gene encoding olfactory receptor 2W3-like — translation MDRTNSSTQSHFILLGFSDRPHLERVLFVVILVAYLLTLVGNSTIILVSRLDSRLHKPMYFFLTHLSFLDLSFTTSSIPQLLYNLSGRDKTISYVGCVVQLFLFLGMGGVECLLLAVMAYDRFVAVCKPLHYMTIMHPQLCLGLVSVAWGCGMANSLVMSPVTLRLPRCGHNKVDHFLCEMPALIRMACVNTAAIEGTVFVLAVGIVLSPLVFILVSYGHIVRAVFRIQSSSGRHRIFNTCGSHLTVVSLFYGNIIYMYMQPGSRSSQDQGKFLTLFYNIVTPLLNPLIYTLRNKEVKGTLRRMLLKNRKGGKE, via the coding sequence ATGGACAGGACCAATAGCAGCACCCAGAGCCACTTCATCCTCCTGGGTTTCTCTGACCGCCCCCACCTAGAGAGGGTCCTCTTTGTGGTCATCCTGGTAGCCTACCTGCTGACCCTGGTGGGCAATAGCACCATCATCCTAGTGTCTCGGCTGGACTCCCGGCTCCACaagcccatgtacttcttcctcaccCACCTGTCCTTCCTGGACCTCAGCTTCACCACCAGCTCCATCCCCCAGCTGCTCTACAACCTGAGTGGCCGTGACAAGACCATCAGCTATGTGGGCTGCGTGGTCCAGCTCTTCCTGTTCCTGGGCATGGGTGGAGTGGAGTGTCTGCTGCTGGCCGTCATGGCCTATGACAGGTTTGTGGCCGTCTGCAAGCCCCTGCACTACATGACTATAATGCATCCACAACTCTGCCTGGGCTTGGTGTCAGTGGCCTGGGGCTGTGGAATGGCCAACTCCTTGGTCATGTCTCCAGTGACCCTACGATTACCCCGCTGTGGGCACAACAAGGTGGACCACTTCCTGTGTGAGATGCCAGCACTGATCCGCATGGCCTGTGTCAACACAGCGGCCATAGAAGGCACTGTCTTTGTCCTGGCCGTGGGCATTGTGCTGTCTCCCTTGGTCTTCATCTTGGTCTCCTATGGCCACATTGTCAGGGCTGTGTTCAGAATCCAGTCGTCCTCAGGAAGACACAGAATCTTCAACACCTGTGGCTCCCACCTCACCGTGGTCTCCCTGTTCTACGGGAACATCATCTACATGTACATGCAGCCAGGAAGCAGGTCCTCCCAGGACCAGGGAAAGTTCCTCACCCTCTTCTACAATATCGTCACCCCCCTCCTGAACCCCCTGATCTATACCCTCAGAAACAAGGAGGTGAAGGGGACACTGAGAAGGATGCTGTTGAAAAACAGAAAAGGGGGCAAGGAGTGA